From a single Brassica napus cultivar Da-Ae chromosome C9, Da-Ae, whole genome shotgun sequence genomic region:
- the LOC106391174 gene encoding G-type lectin S-receptor-like serine/threonine-protein kinase SD1-29 — protein MHMKFCLSFHRKNSKTLEKMGMVLFACSFLLTIFTTCVYAAINSSSPLSIGQTLSSPGGFYELGFFSPNNTGNQYVGIWFKKIVPRVIVWVANRDKPVTSSAANLTISRNGNLIIVDEKQVVIWSTGEASFTSSRSHAELLDTGNLVVIDDVSRTTVWESFENLGNTMLPQSTLMYDLSNDKKRELTSWKSYSDPSLGKFSLEITSQVPLQGLIRRGSVPYWRTGPWAKTRFTGFPQFDETYVSPFSVVQDLATGTGSFSYSTLRNFNLSYLTLTPEGNMEIYWDQGQKWMHHLTEPEHSCDIYGTCGPFGLCVRSSTPRCICLKGFVPKKDVEWRKGNWTSGCVRRTQLSCQVKSSTKTQGRDTDIFYRMTNVKTPDLHQFASFLDADMCYQGCLGNCSCTAFAYISGIGCLVWNGKLVDTVQFMSNGETISIRLASSELAGSHRTKIIIATTACLSIFAILVFTAFMFWRYRAKQKEPTPVGINTSQNAWKNDFEPQDISGVNFFEMHTIRTATDNFSSSNKLGQGGFGPVYKGKLLDGKEIAAKRLSSSSDQGTGEFLNEIRLISKLQHRNLVRLLGYCIEGEEKLLIYEFMVNKSLDIFLFDSTLKLEIDWAKRFDIIQGIARGLLYLHRDSRLRVIHRDLKVSNILLDEKMKPKISDFGLARMFQGTQYQDNTRRVVGTLGYMSPEYAWAGLFSEKSDIYSLGVLMLEIISGKKISRFSFGDGSKGLLAYAWESWCETGGADLLDQDLTDSCNIYEVARCVQIGLLCVQHEASDRPNTLQVLSMITSTTDLPTPKQPIFAAQTLNDVFTSESESKHIFSVNDLTQSVIQGR, from the exons ATGCACATGAAGTTTTGCTTATCTTTTCAcagaaaaaatagtaaaacactAGAGAAGATGGGTATGGTTTTATTTGCTTGCTCTTTCTTACTAACCATATTCACAACTTGTGTTTATGCAGCTATAAACTCATCAAGCCCTTTGTCAATAGGACAGACTCTGAGCTCCCCTGGTGGGTTCTATGAGTTAGGCTTCTTCAGTCCTAACAATACTGGGAATCAGTATGTTGGGATCTGGTTCAAGAAAATCGTTCCTCGGGTAATTGTCTGGGTCGCTAACAGAGATAAACCAGTTACAAGCTCTGCAGCAAATCTCACCATCAGCAGAAACGGGAACCTGATCATAGTTGATGAGAAACAAGTTGTGATTTGGTCAACAGGAGAGGCTTCTTTCACATCAAGCAGATCTCATGCCGAGCTTTTAGACACCGGAAACCTTGTTGTGATTGATGATGTCTCAAGAACAACTGTATGGGAAAGCTTTGAGAATCTTGGTAATACTATGCTGCCTCAGTCAACGCTGATGTATGATCTTTCCAATGACAAGAAGCGGGAACTGACTTCATGGAAAAGTTACAGTGATCCTTCACTTGGGAAATTTTCTCTGGAGATTACATCGCAAGTCCCTTTACAAGGCCTCATAAGAAGAGGCTCAGTGCCTTACTGGAGAACTGGTCCATGGGCGAAAACAAGGTTCACTGGCTTCCCACAGTTTGATGAAACATATGTAAGTCCATTCAGCGTTGTCCAGGATCTAGCAACCGGCACAGGATCTTTCTCTTACTCCACTTTAAGAAACTTTAATCTATCCTATCTTACCCTAACGCCAGAGGGGAACATGGAGATTTATTGGGATCAAGGCCAAAAATGGATGCATCACCTTACAGAACCAGAACACTCATGTGATATATACGGTACTTGTGGTCCTTTTGGTTTGTGTGTGAGATCTAGTACCCCGAGGTGCATATGCTTGAAAGGGTTTGTTCCAAAGAAAGATGTGGAATGGAGGAAAGGGAACTGGACTAGTGGGTGTGTGAGACGTACACAGCTATCTTGTCAGGTTAAATCTTCTACTAAAACACAAGGCAGAGACACAGACATCTTCTATCGTATGACTAATGTAAAGACTCCAGATCTGCACCAGTTTGCAAGCTTTCTTGATGCAGACATGTGTTACCAGGGCTGTCTAGGAAATTGTTCTTGTACAGCCTTTGCCTATATAAGTGGGATTGGATGCTTAGTGTGGAATGGGAAGCTAGTAGACACAGTTCAGTTTATGTCCAATGGAGAAACTATCTCCATTCGTCTTGCCAGTTCGGAATTGG CTGGTAGCCATAGAACCAAGATTATAATAGCTACTACTGCTTGTCTTTCGATTTTCGCTATATTGGTCTTTACCGCATTTATGTTCTGGAGATACAGAGCCAAACAAAAAG AACCAACTCCTGTCGGCATCAACACTTCACAAAATGCATGGAAGAATGATTTCGAACCACAAGATATCTCAGGTGTAAATTTCTTTGAGATGCATACCATAAGAACTGCCACTGATAATTTCAGTTCCTCAAATAAACTTGGTCAAGGTGGATTTGGTCCAGTGTACAAG GGAAAGCTGCTAGATGGGAAGGAAATAGCGGCTAAGCGCCTTTCAAGTAGCTCTGATCAGGGTACAGGAGAGTTCTTGAATGAAATAAGACTAATCTCAAAACTACAACATAGGAACTTGGTTCGGTTATTGGGGTACTGTATCGAAGGAGAAGAGAAGCTACTTATTTATGAGTTTATGGTGAACAAAAGCCTTGATATATTCCTCTTTG ATTCAACTCTAAAGCTAGAGATTGATTGGGCAAAGAGATTTGATATCATTCAAGGTATTGCACGTGGACTTCTCTATCTCCACCGTGACTCGCGCCTTAGGGTCATTCACCGAGATCTAAAGGTTAGCAACATTCTTCTGGACGAGAAGATGAAACCAAAAATATCGGATTTCGGATTGGCTAGGATGTTTCAGGGAACACAATATCAGGACAACACTCGAAGAGTTGTAGGAACTCT AGGATATATGTCTCCTGAGTACGCATGGGCAGGGTTGTTCTCCGAGAAGTCAGACATCTATAGCCTCGGAGTTCTCATGTTAGAAATCATCAGCGGCAAAAAGATTTCAAGGTTCAGCTTTGGAGATGGGAGCAAAGGCCTTCTTGCATAC GCCTGGGAGTCTTGGTGCGAGACCGGGGGAGCGGATCTTCTTGATCAAGATCTTACTGACTCGTGCAACATATACGAAGTTGCGAGATGTGTTCAGATTGGTCTTCTATGTGTTCAACATGAAGCCTCGGACAGACCCAACACTCTTCAAGTACTGTCCATGATTACTTCAACAACAGATCTACCAACACCAAAGCAGCCTATATTTGCGGCGCAAACTCTAAACGATGTGTTCACGTCAGAGTCTGAGTCTAAACATATTTTCTCTGTCAATGACTTAACACAATCTGTAATCCAAGGAcgataa